From the genome of Bactrocera oleae isolate idBacOlea1 chromosome 2, idBacOlea1, whole genome shotgun sequence, one region includes:
- the Mgat2 gene encoding alpha-1,6-mannosyl-glycoprotein 2-beta-N-acetylglucosaminyltransferase isoform X1, with protein sequence MRVRKIPLPLPNTGLMHRKRNTYYIRVIIGVALIVFVLMQLHVFNYTDSREMSMTGELTNDSIDAMLSMVPSVLHKFLTPKSRNQTAAAHMQHNSTSGSRYNGSYTDYYHPPNISEIKQQIAKYNELQIVLNEDTYGPLQNDSVIIVVQVHTRITYLRHLIVSLAQAKDISKTLLIFSHDYYDDDINDLVQTIDFCKVIQIFYPYSIQTHPNEFPGVDPNDCPRDMKKDHNIITFFINRAIIRKCNNALYPDLYGHYREAKFTQTKHHWWWKANRVFDQLDVTRYHTGLVLFLEEDHYVAEDFLYLLEMMQSSVGSLCPQCDILSLGTYLKTFNYYTYNSKTNKKSPSSQYASSLLTSSNLLGYNRNKNRNSLQMSSHASSSSSSTSAANSFNKKYFNENNKNKVYVGDTVTNTNAQITNNHNTITTSTTTTTDKSAAQQSWSYHVLPSLYSIYQKVEVMPWISSKHNMGFAFNRSTWSTIRKCAQHFCFYDDYNWDWSLHYVSQQCLQKKLHAMIVKGPRVFHIGECGVHHKKKNCESNQVIAKVQQVLRIARKSKQLFPRSLSLTAASLVKKTKLRKGNGGWGDRRDHQLCMNMTKSMHES encoded by the exons ATGAGGG TTCGTAAAATACCCTTACCGTTGCCCAACACGGGGCTGATGCATCGAAAAAGGAACACCTATTACATACGTGTAATTATCGGTGTAGCTCTTATCGTATTCGTACTAATGCAGTTACACGTCTTTAATTACA CGGATTCTCGTGAAATGTCGATGACTGGTGAACTAACAAATGATTCAATCGACGCGATGCTCTCCATGGTGCCCTCTGTGCTGCATAAGTTCTTAACGCCCAAATCTAGAAATCAAACAGCCGCAGCTCACA TGCAGCACAATAGTACCAGTGGTAGCAGATATAACGGCTCCTATACGGATTACTATCATCCGCCAAATATTTCGGAGATAAAGCAACAAATCGCGAAATACAATGAACTGCAAATAGTTTTAAATGAGGACACTTATGGTCCACTACAAAATGATTCTGTGATAATCGTAGTACag GTGCATACACGTATAACTTATCTACGCCATTTGATCGTTAGTCTGGCGCAGGctaaagatatttccaaaactCTATTAATATTCTCCCACGACTATTATGATGATGACATCAATGATTTGGTGCAAACAATCGACTTTTGTAAAGTGATACAG ATATTTTATCCCTACTCAATACAAACACATCCGAATGAGTTTCCCGGCGTCGATCCAAACGATTGTCCGCGGGATATGAAAAAGGATCA TAATATTATCACCTTCTTCATAAATAGAGCTATAATACGTAAGTGCAATAATGCGCTATATCCCGATCTATACGGGCATTATCGAGAAGCGAAATTCACACAGACCAAACATCATTGGTGGTGGAAGGCGAATCGTGTGTTCGATCAATTAGATGTGACCCGTTATCATACTG GTCTGGTTTTGTTCCTAGAGGAAGATCATTATGTAGCCGAAGATTTTCTTTATCTGCTCGAAATGATGCAGTCATCAGTTGGCAGTCTATGTCCGCAGTGCGATATACTCTCATTGGGcacatatttaaaaacattcaATTACTACACCTATAACAGCAAA ACTAATAAGAAATCCCCTAGCAGCCAATATGCTTCCTCGCTGCTCACTTCCAGCAATTTATTAGGATATAATcgcaataaaaatagaaattcacTGCAAATGTCATCGCACGCATCGTCATCGTCATCGTCCACCTCAGCTGctaatagttttaataaaaagtattttaacgaaaataataaaaacaaagtgtATGTGGGTGATACAGTCACCAACACCAACGCACAAATCACTAACAACCACAATACCATAACCACTTCCACCACAACCACAACAGATAAAAGCGCCGCACAGCAATCGTGGAGTTATCACGTGCTACCATCACTATATTCTATCTATCAGAAG GTCGAGGTGATGCCCTGGATAAGCAGTAAGCACAACATGGGTTTTGCTTTCAATCGCAGCACTTGGTCAACAATACGAAAGTGTGCGCAACATTTCTGTTTTTATGATGACTACAATTGGGACTGGTCGCTGCATTATGTGTCCCAGCAGTGTTTGCAGAAGAAACTGCACGCGATGATCGTCAAAGGTCCAAGGGTCTTCCATATTGGCGAATG CGGTGTCCATCACAAGAAAAAGAATTGTGAATCGAATCAAGTGATAGCGAAGGTGCAACAAGTCTTACGTATAGCTCGTAAGTCCAAGCAGCTTTTCCCACGCAGCTTATCGCTGACGGCGGCGAGTTTAGTGAAGAAAACCAAATTGCGAAAAGGTAACGGCGGGTGGGGCGATCGTCGGGATCACCAATTATGTATGAACATGACGAAATCAATGCATGAAAGTTGA
- the Mgat2 gene encoding alpha-1,6-mannosyl-glycoprotein 2-beta-N-acetylglucosaminyltransferase isoform X4, producing the protein MRVRKIPLPLPNTGLMHRKRNTYYIRVIIGVALIVFVLMQLHVFNYTDSREMSMTGELTNDSIDAMLSMVPSVLHKFLTPKSRNQTAAAHMQHNSTSGSRYNGSYTDYYHPPNISEIKQQIAKYNELQIVLNEDTYGPLQNDSVIIVVQVHTRITYLRHLIVSLAQAKDISKTLLIFSHDYYDDDINDLVQTIDFCKVIQIFYPYSIQTHPNEFPGVDPNDCPRDMKKDHNIITFFINRAIIRKCNNALYPDLYGHYREAKFTQTKHHWWWKANRVFDQLDVTRYHTGLVLFLEEDHYVAEDFLYLLEMMQSSVGSLCPQCDILSLGTYLKTFNYYTYNSKVEVMPWISSKHNMGFAFNRSTWSTIRKCAQHFCFYDDYNWDWSLHYVSQQCLQKKLHAMIVKGPRVFHIGECGVHHKKKNCESNQVIAKVQQVLRIARKSKQLFPRSLSLTAASLVKKTKLRKGNGGWGDRRDHQLCMNMTKSMHES; encoded by the exons ATGAGGG TTCGTAAAATACCCTTACCGTTGCCCAACACGGGGCTGATGCATCGAAAAAGGAACACCTATTACATACGTGTAATTATCGGTGTAGCTCTTATCGTATTCGTACTAATGCAGTTACACGTCTTTAATTACA CGGATTCTCGTGAAATGTCGATGACTGGTGAACTAACAAATGATTCAATCGACGCGATGCTCTCCATGGTGCCCTCTGTGCTGCATAAGTTCTTAACGCCCAAATCTAGAAATCAAACAGCCGCAGCTCACA TGCAGCACAATAGTACCAGTGGTAGCAGATATAACGGCTCCTATACGGATTACTATCATCCGCCAAATATTTCGGAGATAAAGCAACAAATCGCGAAATACAATGAACTGCAAATAGTTTTAAATGAGGACACTTATGGTCCACTACAAAATGATTCTGTGATAATCGTAGTACag GTGCATACACGTATAACTTATCTACGCCATTTGATCGTTAGTCTGGCGCAGGctaaagatatttccaaaactCTATTAATATTCTCCCACGACTATTATGATGATGACATCAATGATTTGGTGCAAACAATCGACTTTTGTAAAGTGATACAG ATATTTTATCCCTACTCAATACAAACACATCCGAATGAGTTTCCCGGCGTCGATCCAAACGATTGTCCGCGGGATATGAAAAAGGATCA TAATATTATCACCTTCTTCATAAATAGAGCTATAATACGTAAGTGCAATAATGCGCTATATCCCGATCTATACGGGCATTATCGAGAAGCGAAATTCACACAGACCAAACATCATTGGTGGTGGAAGGCGAATCGTGTGTTCGATCAATTAGATGTGACCCGTTATCATACTG GTCTGGTTTTGTTCCTAGAGGAAGATCATTATGTAGCCGAAGATTTTCTTTATCTGCTCGAAATGATGCAGTCATCAGTTGGCAGTCTATGTCCGCAGTGCGATATACTCTCATTGGGcacatatttaaaaacattcaATTACTACACCTATAACAGCAAA GTCGAGGTGATGCCCTGGATAAGCAGTAAGCACAACATGGGTTTTGCTTTCAATCGCAGCACTTGGTCAACAATACGAAAGTGTGCGCAACATTTCTGTTTTTATGATGACTACAATTGGGACTGGTCGCTGCATTATGTGTCCCAGCAGTGTTTGCAGAAGAAACTGCACGCGATGATCGTCAAAGGTCCAAGGGTCTTCCATATTGGCGAATG CGGTGTCCATCACAAGAAAAAGAATTGTGAATCGAATCAAGTGATAGCGAAGGTGCAACAAGTCTTACGTATAGCTCGTAAGTCCAAGCAGCTTTTCCCACGCAGCTTATCGCTGACGGCGGCGAGTTTAGTGAAGAAAACCAAATTGCGAAAAGGTAACGGCGGGTGGGGCGATCGTCGGGATCACCAATTATGTATGAACATGACGAAATCAATGCATGAAAGTTGA
- the Mgat2 gene encoding alpha-1,6-mannosyl-glycoprotein 2-beta-N-acetylglucosaminyltransferase isoform X5, which produces MRVRKIPLPLPNTGLMHRKRNTYYIRVIIGVALIVFVLMQLHVFNYTDSREMSMTGELTNDSIDAMLSMVPSVLHKFLTPKSRNQTAAAHMQHNSTSGSRYNGSYTDYYHPPNISEIKQQIAKYNELQIVLNEDTYGPLQNDSVIIVVQVHTRITYLRHLIVSLAQAKDISKTLLIFSHDYYDDDINDLVQTIDFCKVIQIFYPYSIQTHPNEFPGVDPNDCPRDMKKDQAIIRKCNNALYPDLYGHYREAKFTQTKHHWWWKANRVFDQLDVTRYHTGLVLFLEEDHYVAEDFLYLLEMMQSSVGSLCPQCDILSLGTYLKTFNYYTYNSKVEVMPWISSKHNMGFAFNRSTWSTIRKCAQHFCFYDDYNWDWSLHYVSQQCLQKKLHAMIVKGPRVFHIGECGVHHKKKNCESNQVIAKVQQVLRIARKSKQLFPRSLSLTAASLVKKTKLRKGNGGWGDRRDHQLCMNMTKSMHES; this is translated from the exons ATGAGGG TTCGTAAAATACCCTTACCGTTGCCCAACACGGGGCTGATGCATCGAAAAAGGAACACCTATTACATACGTGTAATTATCGGTGTAGCTCTTATCGTATTCGTACTAATGCAGTTACACGTCTTTAATTACA CGGATTCTCGTGAAATGTCGATGACTGGTGAACTAACAAATGATTCAATCGACGCGATGCTCTCCATGGTGCCCTCTGTGCTGCATAAGTTCTTAACGCCCAAATCTAGAAATCAAACAGCCGCAGCTCACA TGCAGCACAATAGTACCAGTGGTAGCAGATATAACGGCTCCTATACGGATTACTATCATCCGCCAAATATTTCGGAGATAAAGCAACAAATCGCGAAATACAATGAACTGCAAATAGTTTTAAATGAGGACACTTATGGTCCACTACAAAATGATTCTGTGATAATCGTAGTACag GTGCATACACGTATAACTTATCTACGCCATTTGATCGTTAGTCTGGCGCAGGctaaagatatttccaaaactCTATTAATATTCTCCCACGACTATTATGATGATGACATCAATGATTTGGTGCAAACAATCGACTTTTGTAAAGTGATACAG ATATTTTATCCCTACTCAATACAAACACATCCGAATGAGTTTCCCGGCGTCGATCCAAACGATTGTCCGCGGGATATGAAAAAGGATCA AGCTATAATACGTAAGTGCAATAATGCGCTATATCCCGATCTATACGGGCATTATCGAGAAGCGAAATTCACACAGACCAAACATCATTGGTGGTGGAAGGCGAATCGTGTGTTCGATCAATTAGATGTGACCCGTTATCATACTG GTCTGGTTTTGTTCCTAGAGGAAGATCATTATGTAGCCGAAGATTTTCTTTATCTGCTCGAAATGATGCAGTCATCAGTTGGCAGTCTATGTCCGCAGTGCGATATACTCTCATTGGGcacatatttaaaaacattcaATTACTACACCTATAACAGCAAA GTCGAGGTGATGCCCTGGATAAGCAGTAAGCACAACATGGGTTTTGCTTTCAATCGCAGCACTTGGTCAACAATACGAAAGTGTGCGCAACATTTCTGTTTTTATGATGACTACAATTGGGACTGGTCGCTGCATTATGTGTCCCAGCAGTGTTTGCAGAAGAAACTGCACGCGATGATCGTCAAAGGTCCAAGGGTCTTCCATATTGGCGAATG CGGTGTCCATCACAAGAAAAAGAATTGTGAATCGAATCAAGTGATAGCGAAGGTGCAACAAGTCTTACGTATAGCTCGTAAGTCCAAGCAGCTTTTCCCACGCAGCTTATCGCTGACGGCGGCGAGTTTAGTGAAGAAAACCAAATTGCGAAAAGGTAACGGCGGGTGGGGCGATCGTCGGGATCACCAATTATGTATGAACATGACGAAATCAATGCATGAAAGTTGA
- the Mgat2 gene encoding alpha-1,6-mannosyl-glycoprotein 2-beta-N-acetylglucosaminyltransferase isoform X3, with protein MRVRKIPLPLPNTGLMHRKRNTYYIRVIIGVALIVFVLMQLHVFNYTDSREMSMTGELTNDSIDAMLSMVPSVLHKFLTPKSRNQTAAAHMQHNSTSGSRYNGSYTDYYHPPNISEIKQQIAKYNELQIVLNEDTYGPLQNDSVIIVVQVHTRITYLRHLIVSLAQAKDISKTLLIFSHDYYDDDINDLVQTIDFCKVIQIFYPYSIQTHPNEFPGVDPNDCPRDMKKDHNIITFFINRAIIRKCNNALYPDLYGHYREAKFTQTKHHWWWKANRVFDQLDVTRYHTGLVLFLEEDHYVAEDFLYLLEMMQSSVGSLCPQCDILSLGTYLKTFNYYTYNSKVVYRMSHMSKPPTQNKFREVEVMPWISSKHNMGFAFNRSTWSTIRKCAQHFCFYDDYNWDWSLHYVSQQCLQKKLHAMIVKGPRVFHIGECGVHHKKKNCESNQVIAKVQQVLRIARKSKQLFPRSLSLTAASLVKKTKLRKGNGGWGDRRDHQLCMNMTKSMHES; from the exons ATGAGGG TTCGTAAAATACCCTTACCGTTGCCCAACACGGGGCTGATGCATCGAAAAAGGAACACCTATTACATACGTGTAATTATCGGTGTAGCTCTTATCGTATTCGTACTAATGCAGTTACACGTCTTTAATTACA CGGATTCTCGTGAAATGTCGATGACTGGTGAACTAACAAATGATTCAATCGACGCGATGCTCTCCATGGTGCCCTCTGTGCTGCATAAGTTCTTAACGCCCAAATCTAGAAATCAAACAGCCGCAGCTCACA TGCAGCACAATAGTACCAGTGGTAGCAGATATAACGGCTCCTATACGGATTACTATCATCCGCCAAATATTTCGGAGATAAAGCAACAAATCGCGAAATACAATGAACTGCAAATAGTTTTAAATGAGGACACTTATGGTCCACTACAAAATGATTCTGTGATAATCGTAGTACag GTGCATACACGTATAACTTATCTACGCCATTTGATCGTTAGTCTGGCGCAGGctaaagatatttccaaaactCTATTAATATTCTCCCACGACTATTATGATGATGACATCAATGATTTGGTGCAAACAATCGACTTTTGTAAAGTGATACAG ATATTTTATCCCTACTCAATACAAACACATCCGAATGAGTTTCCCGGCGTCGATCCAAACGATTGTCCGCGGGATATGAAAAAGGATCA TAATATTATCACCTTCTTCATAAATAGAGCTATAATACGTAAGTGCAATAATGCGCTATATCCCGATCTATACGGGCATTATCGAGAAGCGAAATTCACACAGACCAAACATCATTGGTGGTGGAAGGCGAATCGTGTGTTCGATCAATTAGATGTGACCCGTTATCATACTG GTCTGGTTTTGTTCCTAGAGGAAGATCATTATGTAGCCGAAGATTTTCTTTATCTGCTCGAAATGATGCAGTCATCAGTTGGCAGTCTATGTCCGCAGTGCGATATACTCTCATTGGGcacatatttaaaaacattcaATTACTACACCTATAACAGCAAA GTTGTTTACCGTATGTCCCATATGTCAAAACCACCGACACAAAATAAGTTCCGTGAG GTCGAGGTGATGCCCTGGATAAGCAGTAAGCACAACATGGGTTTTGCTTTCAATCGCAGCACTTGGTCAACAATACGAAAGTGTGCGCAACATTTCTGTTTTTATGATGACTACAATTGGGACTGGTCGCTGCATTATGTGTCCCAGCAGTGTTTGCAGAAGAAACTGCACGCGATGATCGTCAAAGGTCCAAGGGTCTTCCATATTGGCGAATG CGGTGTCCATCACAAGAAAAAGAATTGTGAATCGAATCAAGTGATAGCGAAGGTGCAACAAGTCTTACGTATAGCTCGTAAGTCCAAGCAGCTTTTCCCACGCAGCTTATCGCTGACGGCGGCGAGTTTAGTGAAGAAAACCAAATTGCGAAAAGGTAACGGCGGGTGGGGCGATCGTCGGGATCACCAATTATGTATGAACATGACGAAATCAATGCATGAAAGTTGA
- the Mgat2 gene encoding alpha-1,6-mannosyl-glycoprotein 2-beta-N-acetylglucosaminyltransferase isoform X2 codes for MRVRKIPLPLPNTGLMHRKRNTYYIRVIIGVALIVFVLMQLHVFNYTDSREMSMTGELTNDSIDAMLSMVPSVLHKFLTPKSRNQTAAAHMQHNSTSGSRYNGSYTDYYHPPNISEIKQQIAKYNELQIVLNEDTYGPLQNDSVIIVVQVHTRITYLRHLIVSLAQAKDISKTLLIFSHDYYDDDINDLVQTIDFCKVIQIFYPYSIQTHPNEFPGVDPNDCPRDMKKDQAIIRKCNNALYPDLYGHYREAKFTQTKHHWWWKANRVFDQLDVTRYHTGLVLFLEEDHYVAEDFLYLLEMMQSSVGSLCPQCDILSLGTYLKTFNYYTYNSKTNKKSPSSQYASSLLTSSNLLGYNRNKNRNSLQMSSHASSSSSSTSAANSFNKKYFNENNKNKVYVGDTVTNTNAQITNNHNTITTSTTTTTDKSAAQQSWSYHVLPSLYSIYQKVEVMPWISSKHNMGFAFNRSTWSTIRKCAQHFCFYDDYNWDWSLHYVSQQCLQKKLHAMIVKGPRVFHIGECGVHHKKKNCESNQVIAKVQQVLRIARKSKQLFPRSLSLTAASLVKKTKLRKGNGGWGDRRDHQLCMNMTKSMHES; via the exons ATGAGGG TTCGTAAAATACCCTTACCGTTGCCCAACACGGGGCTGATGCATCGAAAAAGGAACACCTATTACATACGTGTAATTATCGGTGTAGCTCTTATCGTATTCGTACTAATGCAGTTACACGTCTTTAATTACA CGGATTCTCGTGAAATGTCGATGACTGGTGAACTAACAAATGATTCAATCGACGCGATGCTCTCCATGGTGCCCTCTGTGCTGCATAAGTTCTTAACGCCCAAATCTAGAAATCAAACAGCCGCAGCTCACA TGCAGCACAATAGTACCAGTGGTAGCAGATATAACGGCTCCTATACGGATTACTATCATCCGCCAAATATTTCGGAGATAAAGCAACAAATCGCGAAATACAATGAACTGCAAATAGTTTTAAATGAGGACACTTATGGTCCACTACAAAATGATTCTGTGATAATCGTAGTACag GTGCATACACGTATAACTTATCTACGCCATTTGATCGTTAGTCTGGCGCAGGctaaagatatttccaaaactCTATTAATATTCTCCCACGACTATTATGATGATGACATCAATGATTTGGTGCAAACAATCGACTTTTGTAAAGTGATACAG ATATTTTATCCCTACTCAATACAAACACATCCGAATGAGTTTCCCGGCGTCGATCCAAACGATTGTCCGCGGGATATGAAAAAGGATCA AGCTATAATACGTAAGTGCAATAATGCGCTATATCCCGATCTATACGGGCATTATCGAGAAGCGAAATTCACACAGACCAAACATCATTGGTGGTGGAAGGCGAATCGTGTGTTCGATCAATTAGATGTGACCCGTTATCATACTG GTCTGGTTTTGTTCCTAGAGGAAGATCATTATGTAGCCGAAGATTTTCTTTATCTGCTCGAAATGATGCAGTCATCAGTTGGCAGTCTATGTCCGCAGTGCGATATACTCTCATTGGGcacatatttaaaaacattcaATTACTACACCTATAACAGCAAA ACTAATAAGAAATCCCCTAGCAGCCAATATGCTTCCTCGCTGCTCACTTCCAGCAATTTATTAGGATATAATcgcaataaaaatagaaattcacTGCAAATGTCATCGCACGCATCGTCATCGTCATCGTCCACCTCAGCTGctaatagttttaataaaaagtattttaacgaaaataataaaaacaaagtgtATGTGGGTGATACAGTCACCAACACCAACGCACAAATCACTAACAACCACAATACCATAACCACTTCCACCACAACCACAACAGATAAAAGCGCCGCACAGCAATCGTGGAGTTATCACGTGCTACCATCACTATATTCTATCTATCAGAAG GTCGAGGTGATGCCCTGGATAAGCAGTAAGCACAACATGGGTTTTGCTTTCAATCGCAGCACTTGGTCAACAATACGAAAGTGTGCGCAACATTTCTGTTTTTATGATGACTACAATTGGGACTGGTCGCTGCATTATGTGTCCCAGCAGTGTTTGCAGAAGAAACTGCACGCGATGATCGTCAAAGGTCCAAGGGTCTTCCATATTGGCGAATG CGGTGTCCATCACAAGAAAAAGAATTGTGAATCGAATCAAGTGATAGCGAAGGTGCAACAAGTCTTACGTATAGCTCGTAAGTCCAAGCAGCTTTTCCCACGCAGCTTATCGCTGACGGCGGCGAGTTTAGTGAAGAAAACCAAATTGCGAAAAGGTAACGGCGGGTGGGGCGATCGTCGGGATCACCAATTATGTATGAACATGACGAAATCAATGCATGAAAGTTGA